From Penaeus monodon isolate SGIC_2016 chromosome 42, NSTDA_Pmon_1, whole genome shotgun sequence, one genomic window encodes:
- the LOC119598955 gene encoding carboxylesterase 1E-like: MTPRVDGNFLPAHPAHLLKEGLFNRVSLISGVNQQEGALPALATLVTPFLNEALTESFSQVGPVILNIQDEENAVFLSRRAFNAYLPQYRVNEDTVGDFAKLLGDEAFQVPHREVVRLHSQAGGLVFAYELKHRGLQSLTELFNTSVGDSWVSNGDDLQYLFNGTTFAPLRNLDDRRLSDLIVLMWTNFAATGYPTPDNSLGFWWTPVKSPSPLPYLCLMPTPTMAWEGLSSMYEFWTSLPTYQNRVLNPQYFTQSSGGFGRPLFHGGAATPWPTGPFLPAHRFGRRR, translated from the exons ATGACCCCGCGCGTGGACGGTAACTTCCtgcccgcccaccccgcccacctccTGAAGGAAGGCCTCTTCAACAGGGTCAGCCTCATCTCGGGCGTCAACCAGCAGGAAGGAGCTTTGCCTGCTCTCG CCACACTCGTGACTCCCTTCCTGAATGAGGCGCTGACGGAGAGCTTCTCGCAGGTGGGTCCAGTCATCCTGAACATACAAGACGAGGAGAACGCCGTTTTCTTGTCTCGTCGGGCCTTTAATGCTTACCTGCCGCAGTATCGGGTTAATGAGGACACCGTCGGAGATTTCGCCAAG CTCTTAGGTGACGAAGCGTTCCAAGTCCCGCACCGAGAAGTGGTTCGGCTCCACAGTCAGGCCGGGGGTCTCGTGTTCGCCTACGAGCTGAAGCACCGCGGCCTCCAGAGCCTCACGGAGCTCTTTAACACGTCCGTCGGGGATTCGT GGGTGAGTAACGGCGACGACCTCCAGTACCTGTTCAACGGCACGACCTTCGCGCCCCTGAGGAACCTGGATGACCGGCGCCTCAGTGACCTTATTGTGCTCATGTGGACAAACTTCGCAGCCACAGG GTACCCGACGCCTGACAATTCCCTAGGCTTCTGGTGGACGCCCGTGAAGTCCCCTTCTCCCCTGCCCTACCTCTGCCTCATGCCCACGCCCACGATGGCCTGGGAGGGGCTTAGTTCG atGTACGAGTTTTGGACGAGCCTCCCCACCTACCAGAACCGCGTCCTAAACCCGCAGTATTTCACCCAATCATCGGGGGGATTCGGACGACCGCTGTTCCACGGAGGGGCCGCCACCCCCTGGCCCACCGGTCCGTTCCTCCCCGCTCACCGATTCGGACGCCGgcggtga
- the LOC119599225 gene encoding esterase FE4-like — translation MILIQNTAIRIIINHVNSYNVRALPIVFPKTQARKGDMGAIPKALLLWAAVLLWCGRALAQSEAVEVQLRQGRISGVREEALGRSFYGFRGIPYAQPPVGELRLQDPVAAEAWEGVRDGSVAPPLCPQLTAVDGETAVAGQEDCLYLSVYTSRPYPSDMPVMVLIHGGGFLVGGSEEQYPPMPLLKRDVVLVVLQYRLGTLGFLSTEDAVMPGNLGLKDQTLGLRWVKENIRALGGDPFRVTLFGQGAGSAAAHMQVLSPHAAGLFNRVILQSGNALSPWALRCDHRKNAAVIGEAFDCPGVNSSSPLDLNSTALLDCLRELPFEQLAVIPSAFVVKGLPVYYIMTGIKS, via the exons ATGATATTGATACAGAACACGGCTATAAGAATCATTATAAATCATGTGAATTCTTACAATGT gcgTGCTTTACCAATAGTCTTTCCCAAAACCCAGGCTAGAAAAGGAGACATGGGCGCGATTCCCAAGGCCCTGCTGTTGTGGGCGGCCGTGCTGCTGTGGTGCGGGCGCGCGCTGGCGCAGAGCGAGGCGGTGGAGGTGCAGCTTCGCCAGGGCCGCATCTCCGGCGTGAGGGAGGAGGCCCTCGGGAGATCCTTTTACGGTTTCAGGGGCATCCCTTACGCCCAGCCTCCGGTGGGGGAGCTCAGGCTTCAG GACCCCGTCGCTGCAGAGgcgtgggagggggtgagggacggGTCGGTGGCGCCCCCCCTGTGTCCTCAGCTGACGGCAGTCGACGGGGAAACAGCTGTGGCCGGCCAGGAGGACTGCCTCTACCTTAGCGTCTACACGTCTAGG CCATACCCCTCCGACATGCCCGTGATGGTGCTGATCCACGGGGGGGGTTTCCTCGTAGGGGGGTCAGAGGAGCAGTATCCCCCCATGCCTCTGCTGAAGAGGGACGTGGTGCTCGTCGTTCTGCAGTACCGCCTGGGCACCTTAG GATTCCTCTCAACGGAAGACGCGGTGATGCCAGGGAACCTCGGCCTCAAGGACCAGACGCTGGGCCTCCGCTGGGTCAAGGAGAACATCCGTGCCCTCGGCGGCGACCCCTTTCGCGTGACCTTGTTTGGGCAGGGGGCGGGGTCGGCGGCGGCACACATGCAGGTCCTCAGTCCTCATGCCGCCG GCTTGTTCAACCGAGTAATTCTCCAGTCCGGCAACGCACTCAGTCCTTGGGCGCTGAGGTGCGACCACAGAAAAAATGCTGCTGTGATAGGCGAGGCTTTCGACTGCCCAGGTGTGAACTCCTCCTCACCCCTTGACTTGAACAGCACCGCACTGCTAGACTGCCTTCGAGAACTCCCCTTTGAACAGCTGGCGGTCATCCCTTCGGCTTTTGTG GTCAAAGGACTTCCCGTCTATTACATAATGACGGGCATTAAAAGTTAA